AACGAGCCGCAGCGGCGCGCATGTTCGTGCGCGACGCCGAGCTGCTGGTCTTTGACGATCTTTCCAGCGCGCTTGATGTTGAGACTGAGCGGGTGCTGTGGGAGCGGCTCTTCGAGCACCGACAGGCCACGTGCCTGGTCGTGTCGCATCGGCGCGCGGCCCTACGACGCGCCGATCATATCATCGTGCTCAAGGATGGCCGGGTCGAGGCCGAGGGCACGCTCGACCATCTGCTGCTGACGTGCGAGGAGATGCAGCGGCTCTGGTACGGCGAGGCCGAGCCCGCGCCTGCCGCGCTGGATGAGGAGCTGTGATCCTGTAGAGGCAGATCACCCAGGGCACAGCATTGCTGTGGGGCGTATCGCAATACGCCCCATCCGACGTGTCCCAAACGTTGCTCACTGCTCGACCAGCCGAGGCTCGCGTTCGGGCTCCTCGCGCTCGTACAGCCACGTATCGCGCTGCTGCTTGGCCGCCTCGAAGAGCATCTGAAGCGCGACCGGATCGTTCAAGCTGTCGGCCAGGCCGCGCAGGAAGTCGGCCATGCTGAGCAGCCACGGGCGGATCGCCTCGGCGTTGGTCAGACAAATATCGCGATGCATGGTCGGATCGCCCGATGCCAGCCGCGTGAGATCGCGATAGCCGGTCGCGGCGACGGAGCGCATACGGGGCCACTGCTGATCGGCGGTGGTAAGCTGCGCCAGCGAAACGCTGAGCAAAAAGGGCAGATGGCTCACTGCGGCAACATAGCTGTCGTGCGCCTCCGCCGAGATGCAGAGCGGACGCGCTCCGATGCTGGCTACCAGCTTTTCCAGCGTCGCCACGGCCTCAGGCGCTGCCCGCTCGTGCGGCGTGAGGCAGTACACAGCGTTGCGGAACAGATCGACTCGTGCCGCGCCGATGCCGTGCCGCTCCGATCCGGCCATCGGATGCCCGCCGACAAACGAGACGTCAGGCGGCAGCAGATCCTCGGCCCAGGCCATCACCTGCGCTTTAGTGCTTGCTACGTCGCTGACGATCGTGCCCGGCCTGAGATGCGGCGCGATCGACGTAAAGATCGATTGCACCACCGTGACGGGCGTTGCCACGACGACCAGATCCGCACTGTCGAGCGCTTCGGGCAGCGTGAATGCCGGACGGTCGATCGCCTCGCGCTCGTACGCGCCTGTCACCGCTGCCGGATCACGATCCCAGCCGCAGACCACGACCTTAACCGGCGCTTCTCGGAGCGCGAGGCCCAGAGAACCGCCGATCAAGCCTAGCCCAATGATTGAAACATTAATCACGTTACGTTTGCCATCTTGCAATTAAAGGCCGACTATTGCAGCGTGATCTGCTCGTAGGTGGTGGAGCGACCCACCGCCTGGGCAACCGCACTGGCACGCTCCATGAGCCGCTCGAAGTTCTCCAGCGTGAGCGATTGCGAGCCGTCGGAAACTGCGCGATCGGGATCGGGATGGACTTCGATGATCAATCCGTCAGCGCCACACGCGATCGACGCCAGCGACATAGGTGTCACCAGACGCCACTTGCCCGTGCCGTGGCTCGGATCGGCGATGATCGGCAGATGCGTCATGCGCTTGGCATACGCTACCGCGTTGAGGTCGAAGGTATTGCGCGTGGCCGTCTCGAAGGTGCGAATGCCCCGCTCGCAGAGCATGACCTGCTTGTTGCCCGCCGCCATGATGTACTCCGCCGCCAGCAGCCACTCCTCGATCGTCGCCGACAGGCCGCGCTTAAGCAGCACCGGCGTGTTGGTCCGCCCGACTTCTTCGAGCAGCAGGTAGTTTTGCATGTTGCGCGCGCCGATCTGGAAGACATCGGCGTACTGACCGACCAGCGCCACGTCGGACGGCGTCATCACCTCGGTGATGATCGCCAGACCGGTTTGCTCCCGCGCCTCTGCCAGCAGCTCCAGGCCGCGCTCGCCCATTCCCCGGAAGGCGTAGGGCGACGTGCGGGGCTTGTACGCGCCGCCGCGCAGCAGCTTCGCGCCCGCATCGCGCACACCGTACGCGGTGCGCAGCAACTGCTCTTCGCTCTCGACCGAGCACGGGCCAGCCATCACAATCACCTCGTTACCGCCGATCTCAATATCGCGGACCCGCACAATCGTCGGGACTGGCTGGAACTCACGGCTGGCGAGCTTGTACCCTTTGCTGACACGCAGCGCTTTTTCGACGCCGTGCAGAGCTTCCATGGCCGCGCCCAGGCCGGATGGAATCGGCGTGCCGAGCACGCCGACCACGGTGCGCTCTTCGCCTTGCGACACCTGCCCGGAAAGGCCCATCTCCTCCAAGCGACGTAACACTTCCGCGACCTGTACGGCAGTAGCTCCAGCTTTCATTGCGATGATCATCTGTTTGCTCCTTTAATGGATTCTTAATTTAAGCTCTGTTTATGATGGGCCGAGCTGTTGCCATCGACGGCTACAGCCCAAAACATGCAATCTGATCAGGGACGCGCGTTGGGATAAAGCGATGCTGCCTGGGGCACATATCTAAGTAAATGCCTCTGCCGGGCCTAATATTCTGGCGCAGCGCGCATTGGGTATTAGATCGCAGGCGCTAGCTCAACCCCCCGCTCAGGCCGTAGTGCTGTCGCGCCACGGATATAGACGTGCTTGATCTCGGCCTGAGATTTCGGCGTGTTCCAATGGATCAGAATCCGAATACAGCGGGGTAGCGCTTTGGGAACCTGCATCTCGTGGGTACAGATGAGGGCAACATCATGCCAGCCGAGCGCGCGAGCGGCAAGAGCCGGAAATTCGGCATTGAGGTCGGGAGTGGCGGAGAAAATCACGCTGCCGATGTCTTCGGGATTGATGTCGTTCGCCTCGACCAGCAGCACCAGCAGCTCTCTGGTCGCTTGTAGGATTGCCTCGGGGGTGTTGGCTTCGCAGGTGGTAGCCCCACGAATGCCACGACAATACATGGTCATCCTAGCCTCCGGTGAGTAAAGATGCTCGATGGGAGTAGGCGGTTAGTGGTAAGAGTTCTCGGCCAGCGTCTTTGATAGCGAGAGGTTCTCGGCCAGCGTCTTTGGTGGGGCGAGAGGATTAATAAAGGAGCGTGGGCTATACTGCCACACGCTCCTTGCTTCACACAGTTGTGAGCACCTTCTACCAGCGTGCCGCAGTTCTCCCTGCTCCGCTAAAGTAGGAATAATAGTAAATATATTGGCGAGTGGTATCGTTCACAAGTTTATTCCTCTTTATTGATCAGACTATACCATAGGGACTATTCGACCGTCAAGACGTGGATTGGTACTATCTGATGCTCAGTACTAAACGTAAAGTCATTGAGCTGTGATAAAATGTTCAACTTGGTTTAACATGACATCGCGGATCGCGGTGTCTGGGGCTGTTACCTGGGTGCTCACCATATCGGGCACCATTGCATATATCACGGAGATCGTGCTATGGAGGCATATTAATGGCGCAACAAAAGGTACTCGTCACCGGCGGGGCGGGGTTTCTCGGTATCAATCTGATTCGGTATCTTGTCGCGCGCGGCTATGATGTGGTGTCGCTGGATCTTGAGGAGTTCACGTATCCCGATATGCGCGACCGCATCACGGCGATTAAGGGCGATATTCGCGACATGGCGACGGTCGATCAGGCGATGCAGGACGTGGACTTCGTCGTCCATACGGCTGCCGCGCTGCCGCTCTACTCGAAGGACGATATCTACACGACCGATGTGATCGGCACGCGCACGGTGCTGGAAGTCGCGCTGCATCACAATGTCCAGCGGGCGATCCATATCTCGTCGACGGCGGTGTACGGCATTCCCGATCACCATCCGCTCTATGAGAACGATCGGCTGGAGGGCGTGGGTCCATACGGGCAGGCCAAAATTCAGGCCGAGATGGTCTGCCTGGATTATCGCGCCAGGGGCCTGGTTGTGCCGATTCTGCGGCCCAAATCGTTTATTGGGCCAGAGCGGCTGGGCGTGTTCGCGCTGCTGTACGACTGGGCGCTTGATGGGCGGAACTTCCCGATGATCGGCAGCGGCAACAATCGCTACCAATTGCTCGACGTGGAGGATTTGTGCGAGGCGATCTATCTGACGATGACGCTGCCCGACGATGTCGTTAACGATACCTTCAACATCGGCGCGGCGGAGTTCGGCACGATGAAACAGGATTATCAGGCGGTGCTGGATTACGCGGGCTTTGGCAAGCGGATCATCGGCTTCCCGGCGGCTCCGGCGATCTGGGGGCTGCGGCTGCTTGAGTTTCTGCGGGTTTCGCCGCTCTACAAGTGGGTCTATGAGACGGCGTCCAAGGATTCGTTCGTGTCGATCGAGAAGGCCGAGCGCAAACTGGGCTTTCGACCGAAGTATTCGAACAAAGATGCGCTGCTGCGGAACTTTAAGTGGTATATCGAAAACCGCGCGCAGTTCGAGTCGCAATCGGGGATTTCGCATCGGGTGCCGTGGAAGCAGGGCGCGCTGGCCCTGTTGAAACGCGCCTTCTAGCGCCCGCGCATCGCTCTGCCCGATCGCAGATGCCACAGAACGACATCTGCGATCGGGTGAAGCCGGTTCTCAGTAAATTCTTAGTTTACTTTCTTTAACTACTCACTACAATGGATCAGTGATCGCTTAGCTGGATTCTGCTATCATATAGCCGCTGTGTTTCACCCACTCACAACTGAGCTACCCAAGATCGGCTACCAGTGGTTCGCGCGAACGCTCCGGGCCGTAGGTCTGTGCCTGCTGATCGGCATGCTGGTCGGCAGCGGGCCGTGGGCCTGCTTTGTCCATTGTGTCATCGCCGGGCAGACACACGCCGCGCATGACTCGCGCGCGTCGCATCATGTGCCCGCTGTGCGTGCCGCAGATGACCATGGACGGGTAGTTTCGACCAGCGAGCGCGGCGATCATGCGCTCTGTGATGATCTGATGGGCCAGTCGTCGGAGCTGCTGCCCAGCGCGCTGACGATCGGCGTGGTACTGGCGATCAGCCTCATACCGCAGATGTTTGCCATCGGTCTGCGGCGGCTGGATCTGGCACCGCGTCTCCGCCTCCTTTCACTACCGCCACCCCGCGATCCTCCCCGTATCGCCAATAGCTTCGGATAGTCGGCTACGTTTTTCCAGGCGCGCTGCGCCCGTACCTCGTCGTTCATATCCTTGATCGTTGGACTGATCCGACGGTCCACATAAGCTATTGAAGTAACCTTATGAAGCACGCACACTATGCCCGCGCCCTGATGCTGGTCGCCCTGCTTGTCGGCGGACTGTTCGGCGCTACGCAAGCCTCGGCCCACGAACGTCGTGAGGTTGGCAAGTACGAGTTTATTGTCGGCTTTCTGAGCGAGCCCGCGTTTGAAGGCGAGCTCAACGCACTGTCGGTGCGAATCACCAACGCCGAGACAAAGCGGCCGGTCGAGAATCTGGAGAAGACACTCAAGGCGCAGCTTGTCTTCGGCGCGGAGCAGCGCGACATGGAGCTGACGCCGGTCTTCCGAGATCCGGGCCACTATAAGGCTCACTTCTACCCCACAAAGTCGGGCGCGTACACGTTCGGCTTCTTTGGCGACCTCGAAGGCGCGCAGATCGACGAGAAGTTTACGTCGAAGCCCGGCGGCTTCAACGAGGTTCAGGCTCCCGCCGCGCTGCAATTTCCGGCCAAGGTTCCCCTCAATGCCGAGCTTGGCAGCCAACTTACGGAGGCTCAAACCGGGCTGCGCACCGCGACGCTGCTGGGCAGCGGCGGTCTGCTGCTTGGCCTGATCAGCCTGACCGTGGCGTTCATGGCGCTGCGCGGTCGTCGCGCATCCGCCGTGGTGAGTGATCCCTCGATCGCGCGGTCGTCGCGGTAGCAGCAGTTTCTTGTCAATCCGGCTGGTACGTGTGCGGCAGGAACAAAGCACTGCCGCGCACCCGATTCCGAGTTATAGACCGGTCGAGGGATTGATCATATGCACGAGCCGGTTTGTCCTCGATAAAGGTTTGTTGGTGATATTTTGATGCGACGATTGATCTTTGTGCTGGTTGGCAGCTTCCTCTGTCTTTCGATCTTTTTCCCGTACAGCACACGAGCGCACGCTAATCTGGTCGAGTCGACTCCAGCGGCGAACGACGTGATCGCGCAGGCTCCAGCGACGGCACGGCTGCGGTTTAGCGAGCCGCTGGAAGCGTCGTATAGCCGCGTGGTGCTGCTCAACGTGGAGCGCGGCCCCGTCAGCACCGCGCAGAGCCGGGTCGCGCCCGACGATTCGTATGTGCTGCTGCTCGACCTGCCCGCGCTTCCCGAAGGGCAGTATGTGCTGCAATGGCGCACGCTCTCTTCGGCGGATGGGCATACGCTGGAGGGTGTGGTGCCGTTCGCGATCGGCGATCCGGCGGCAGCAAACGCGCCGCTGCTGCTCCCGCCGCCCCCGCCCGATCCGCAGGCGCTCCCGCCCGCCCTGGACGTAGCAAGCCGCTGGCTGACGGTGCTGGGCCTATCGCTGGTTGTCGGCAGCGCGATTTTTGGCTGGCTGGTCTGGCAGCCGATCGCGGCAGGCGATGCTGTCTCAGAGCGGCTCCGGGCGATGCTGCGCTGGCTGGAGATCGGAGCGGCCCTGCTTGCGCTGCTGGGGACGATCGGGATGCTGGCCCTGGCGGCGAGCAGGACCGGGCTAGGGGTTATGGACTTGATTGGCGGCTCGCGCGTTGGGCTGATCCTGGCGCTCCGTCTTGGGCTGGTGCTGGCGCTGGTTGTAGCGCTCTGGCCGGAGCTTCGATCCCGCCGGGCGCTCACGCTGGCTCTTGGCTGCGCCGCGCTGCTGACAATCAGCCTGTTGAGCCACAGCGCCGCGCCGCGCACGCAGGATAACCCAGCGGTCAGCAGCATCTTTACCGGCCTCGCGATTGCCTTCGATTTCGTCCATCTGCTGGCGACCGCCGCCTGGGTCGGTGCGCTGCCAGCGCTGCTGCTGGGTCTGCTCCTCATGCGACGGAGCGACCAGGACACGCAGCGGGCCAGCCCAACGCTGCTGGTCGCGCGCTTCACCGCTCTGGCGACCGCCGCCGTGATCGTGCTGGCGGCGACCGGCAGCTACGCGGCGCTTCAGCAGATCGGGCAGGTGCGCGAGCTGTGGACGACGACCTACGGCCTGGCGCTGACGATCAAGCTCGGCCTGTTTCTGCTGCTGCTGCTGCTCGGCGGGTATAACCGCTGGCGTGTCGCGCCCGTGGTGGATGATGCTGAGCGGGGATTACCTGCCGGCCTGGCGCATCTGCGGCGAAGCGTGCGGATCGAAATTGGGGCAGGCGTGGCGCTGCTGCTGGCAGTCGGGGTGCTGACCAGCGCGACACCGGCGCGGGATGTGTTGAGTCAGGCGCCGGGGTATATCGCCAGCGCCGCGATCGACGAGGCAGCCGTGACGCTACAGGTTGTTCGCGGCAATGTCGCGGGCGACATCTATGCGGTCGATGTGCGGGACCTTCCCGCAGGCGTTCAGCCGGAGGTCTTTGTCCGCGCGTCGATGCCCGCGCACGGCATGGGCGAGCAAGAGATCCAGTTGCGAGAGGTCGAGCCGGGGCGCTGGGGCGGGCGGGCCGCGCTGCTGACGATGCAGGGCGCGTGGAGTGTCGAGACGATCGTGCGCGCGAGCGGCATGAACGATCTGCGCCATACCTTTACGGTCGATACGACCACGCTGAAGCGTGACTCCGCGCCGAGCGCCGGGCCTGCGCTCTGGGCGGTGCTGCTGGTGATCGCGCTGATGGCGGCGGCGCTCAGCCAACTGCCGCTCCACCGACGCTGGCAGGGGCGGCTTCAGATGAGCAGCCTCGCGCTGATCGGCGGCGCGTTTATCGCCACGACGCTGCCATACTACTTTGCGCGCGCTACCGCAACCGAGAATCCGCTGAGCGCGACGCCTGAGGTGCTGGCGGCTGGCAGGCAGATCTACCAGCAGAATTGTGTGAGCTGTCACGGCGAAACCGGGCGCGGCGACGGACCCGCGGCGCGCTCGCTGCCGGGGCTGCCCGCCGATTTCACGCAGCAGCACTTCGTGACGCACACCGACGCTGAGATCTTCGGCTGGATCAAGAGCGGCAAGCCCGGCACGGTCATGCCAGCGTTTGGCGAGGATCTGAGCGATGAGCAGATCTGGCAGGTCGTCACCCATATCCGTGAGCTTTCCAAGGGCGGCCAGCAGTAGCGCGCAGAAAGACTCAGGGAGTGTCGGCTGCCTGGACCTGTCGATCTTGGCTACGCCGCCTCTGGCCGCTGCGCCGCTACAATCGGTGGCTCCGAGAGCATCTCCGGCGATGGGCTTGCTGCGACCTGGAGCGCTTCGACGATCTGGGCTGCCAGCGCCTGCCGCCGGGCGATCAGGTTTTGGGCCAGCGTGCGGTGCCGCGCTCTGATCCAGTTCGACTCCAGCGCCTCGCGCAGCTCGCGCCAGGCTTCGCCCCAGCGCAGCGCGCAGTACGCCAGCAGCGGCGCTGCCAGGAACAGCAGCATGGCCGCAAGCCAGCCCCAGAAGAAACCGACCAGGATCGCCGCGAGCAGCCAGCCGAGCAGCACCAGCGCCGATCCGACGATCAGCTTGCCGGTGCCGAGCAGCGTATCGTGGCGTCCAACCATCGGCGGCGAGACGAAGCCGGATAGCCGGTACGGGCCGTAGCTCAGGATCGATCCCGCCAGGGCCAGCGGCAGGCTCAGCAGCAAGAACATGATCTGCCTGATGATTCGTCGGGGCCGTGCCGCAGGTAGCTCCAGATCCCACGGATCGTCGATGCCCAGCGTGCGGAGCGTGCGCACGTAGCGCCGCGCCTGCTGCGCCAGCGCCGCCGCCCGCCCCGGATCGGTCGCGACCAGCCGCCGGTAGGCCGCGAGCAAGGTTGCGGCCCGCTCGTGCTGCTGCGTCAGGCTGAGCGGCGGCCCGCCCGGCGTGGTCCAGGCGGCGATCATCGGCATGCCCGTCAGCAGCTCCGCGTTCTCCGCTTGCAACACGACCGTAGCGAGACTCGCGCCGATACGCTCGGTTAGCGCCTGGACCGCCTGGCGCGGCTGTGCTGCATACGTGGCCGCGTACTCGGCGAGGCCGAACGGCTCTCCGACGACCAGCAGCGCCGCCGAGCGAAATTGTGTTTTGCGCTGGTACCACAGCCCGACCGGCACGATCCGCACGTCAAGCTGCCAGTCAGCCTCCGCCGCTGCGCCCAGCGCGATCCGCGCCGCGCCTGTCCGCAGCGGCAGCAATCGCGTCTCC
The DNA window shown above is from Herpetosiphonaceae bacterium and carries:
- a CDS encoding CopD family protein — its product is MRRLIFVLVGSFLCLSIFFPYSTRAHANLVESTPAANDVIAQAPATARLRFSEPLEASYSRVVLLNVERGPVSTAQSRVAPDDSYVLLLDLPALPEGQYVLQWRTLSSADGHTLEGVVPFAIGDPAAANAPLLLPPPPPDPQALPPALDVASRWLTVLGLSLVVGSAIFGWLVWQPIAAGDAVSERLRAMLRWLEIGAALLALLGTIGMLALAASRTGLGVMDLIGGSRVGLILALRLGLVLALVVALWPELRSRRALTLALGCAALLTISLLSHSAAPRTQDNPAVSSIFTGLAIAFDFVHLLATAAWVGALPALLLGLLLMRRSDQDTQRASPTLLVARFTALATAAVIVLAATGSYAALQQIGQVRELWTTTYGLALTIKLGLFLLLLLLGGYNRWRVAPVVDDAERGLPAGLAHLRRSVRIEIGAGVALLLAVGVLTSATPARDVLSQAPGYIASAAIDEAAVTLQVVRGNVAGDIYAVDVRDLPAGVQPEVFVRASMPAHGMGEQEIQLREVEPGRWGGRAALLTMQGAWSVETIVRASGMNDLRHTFTVDTTTLKRDSAPSAGPALWAVLLVIALMAAALSQLPLHRRWQGRLQMSSLALIGGAFIATTLPYYFARATATENPLSATPEVLAAGRQIYQQNCVSCHGETGRGDGPAARSLPGLPADFTQQHFVTHTDAEIFGWIKSGKPGTVMPAFGEDLSDEQIWQVVTHIRELSKGGQQ
- a CDS encoding prephenate dehydrogenase/arogenate dehydrogenase family protein, encoding MINVSIIGLGLIGGSLGLALREAPVKVVVCGWDRDPAAVTGAYEREAIDRPAFTLPEALDSADLVVVATPVTVVQSIFTSIAPHLRPGTIVSDVASTKAQVMAWAEDLLPPDVSFVGGHPMAGSERHGIGAARVDLFRNAVYCLTPHERAAPEAVATLEKLVASIGARPLCISAEAHDSYVAAVSHLPFLLSVSLAQLTTADQQWPRMRSVAATGYRDLTRLASGDPTMHRDICLTNAEAIRPWLLSMADFLRGLADSLNDPVALQMLFEAAKQQRDTWLYEREEPEREPRLVEQ
- a CDS encoding lysophospholipid acyltransferase family protein codes for the protein MLHRAIRFAILCLVELFYPRIEIRGRERVPESGPVIFVLNHPNGLLDPLLLMVQIRRPISFLAKSTFFANPLGRLCMDAFGALPVFRQRDRGLAGGPRGNSLASNETTFARCRGLLRQQKALALFPEGTTHSETRLLPLRTGAARIALGAAAEADWQLDVRIVPVGLWYQRKTQFRSAALLVVGEPFGLAEYAATYAAQPRQAVQALTERIGASLATVVLQAENAELLTGMPMIAAWTTPGGPPLSLTQQHERAATLLAAYRRLVATDPGRAAALAQQARRYVRTLRTLGIDDPWDLELPAARPRRIIRQIMFLLLSLPLALAGSILSYGPYRLSGFVSPPMVGRHDTLLGTGKLIVGSALVLLGWLLAAILVGFFWGWLAAMLLFLAAPLLAYCALRWGEAWRELREALESNWIRARHRTLAQNLIARRQALAAQIVEALQVAASPSPEMLSEPPIVAAQRPEAA
- the aroH gene encoding chorismate mutase codes for the protein MTMYCRGIRGATTCEANTPEAILQATRELLVLLVEANDINPEDIGSVIFSATPDLNAEFPALAARALGWHDVALICTHEMQVPKALPRCIRILIHWNTPKSQAEIKHVYIRGATALRPERGVELAPAI
- the aroF gene encoding 3-deoxy-7-phosphoheptulonate synthase; this translates as MIIAMKAGATAVQVAEVLRRLEEMGLSGQVSQGEERTVVGVLGTPIPSGLGAAMEALHGVEKALRVSKGYKLASREFQPVPTIVRVRDIEIGGNEVIVMAGPCSVESEEQLLRTAYGVRDAGAKLLRGGAYKPRTSPYAFRGMGERGLELLAEAREQTGLAIITEVMTPSDVALVGQYADVFQIGARNMQNYLLLEEVGRTNTPVLLKRGLSATIEEWLLAAEYIMAAGNKQVMLCERGIRTFETATRNTFDLNAVAYAKRMTHLPIIADPSHGTGKWRLVTPMSLASIACGADGLIIEVHPDPDRAVSDGSQSLTLENFERLMERASAVAQAVGRSTTYEQITLQ
- a CDS encoding NAD(P)-dependent oxidoreductase, with the protein product MAQQKVLVTGGAGFLGINLIRYLVARGYDVVSLDLEEFTYPDMRDRITAIKGDIRDMATVDQAMQDVDFVVHTAAALPLYSKDDIYTTDVIGTRTVLEVALHHNVQRAIHISSTAVYGIPDHHPLYENDRLEGVGPYGQAKIQAEMVCLDYRARGLVVPILRPKSFIGPERLGVFALLYDWALDGRNFPMIGSGNNRYQLLDVEDLCEAIYLTMTLPDDVVNDTFNIGAAEFGTMKQDYQAVLDYAGFGKRIIGFPAAPAIWGLRLLEFLRVSPLYKWVYETASKDSFVSIEKAERKLGFRPKYSNKDALLRNFKWYIENRAQFESQSGISHRVPWKQGALALLKRAF